The following coding sequences lie in one Anatilimnocola floriformis genomic window:
- a CDS encoding sirohydrochlorin chelatase, with translation MQHAILLVGHGTRNSVGQEQFLHLAEQLRAAVAPTPVEVAYIELQAPLIADALLDLHRQGCAKIILAPALLFAAGHAKQDIPAAVAAAQKLAPQLIVEIAEPLGCHPALLQLAAYRYSDARDGQDVETPLPGSPSSIALVLIGRGSSDPTAIVHCQEFAGLLAEQVNCQNFFTGFIAIAKPSLAEALEQAAASGAQQIIVQPHLLFSGEMLDSTAVAVAQARRKHPQLAWQQSDSLGADLGDPQGIAADYLVRAMLDRIKT, from the coding sequence ATGCAACACGCCATCCTCCTGGTCGGCCACGGCACCCGCAATTCCGTCGGCCAGGAGCAATTTCTGCACCTTGCCGAACAACTGCGGGCCGCAGTTGCGCCCACGCCGGTGGAAGTGGCATATATCGAGTTGCAAGCTCCGTTGATCGCCGATGCGCTGCTGGATCTGCATCGCCAAGGCTGCGCGAAAATCATCCTCGCGCCGGCGCTGCTCTTTGCTGCCGGGCATGCGAAGCAAGATATTCCTGCGGCGGTGGCGGCTGCCCAGAAACTCGCGCCGCAGCTGATCGTGGAAATTGCCGAGCCGCTCGGCTGTCATCCAGCTTTGCTACAACTTGCTGCGTATCGCTACAGCGATGCACGCGATGGGCAAGATGTGGAGACTCCGTTGCCAGGCTCTCCTTCTTCGATAGCCCTCGTCCTCATTGGCCGCGGCAGCAGCGACCCCACCGCCATCGTTCATTGCCAGGAGTTCGCTGGCCTGCTGGCAGAACAAGTGAACTGCCAGAACTTCTTCACCGGCTTCATCGCGATTGCCAAACCATCGCTGGCCGAAGCGCTCGAACAAGCAGCAGCCAGCGGCGCGCAACAGATCATCGTGCAACCGCATCTTCTCTTCAGCGGCGAAATGCTCGACTCCACGGCCGTCGCCGTCGCGCAAGCGCGCCGCAAGCATCCGCAACTCGCTTGGCAACAGAGTGATTCGCTCGGCGCTGATTTGGGCGATCCGCAGGGCATCGCCGCCGACTATCTGGTGCGAGCAATGCTCGATCGAATCAAGACCTAA
- a CDS encoding prephenate dehydrogenase, which produces MTRWEQAAIVGVGLIGGSIGLALRRSGLARRIIGVGRSAANLQKAIARGAIDQLVLESAGELPEVDLVIVCTPVDHVAKHVAWWASSSAQGALLTDAGSTKARIVSDVDQQLHTQNPRQTRFIGSHPLAGSEKTGVEFARENLFDGRVVVITPSDHTAPSAIEEVEVLWKSLGAGVISMTPTAHDEAVAATSHLPHVISSALAAVTPSDLLKLAAGGWLDTTRIAAGDIALWQQILLENREPVLAALTKYETELNSWRRALEQRDAAAIETLLQQGKTIRDAVGN; this is translated from the coding sequence ATGACCCGGTGGGAGCAAGCAGCGATTGTCGGCGTGGGGCTGATTGGAGGCTCCATCGGCCTGGCGCTGCGCCGGTCGGGACTCGCCCGCCGCATCATCGGTGTCGGCCGCTCGGCTGCGAACCTGCAAAAAGCCATTGCCCGCGGCGCCATCGATCAACTCGTGCTCGAATCGGCCGGCGAATTGCCCGAGGTCGATCTGGTCATCGTCTGCACCCCGGTCGATCATGTGGCCAAGCATGTGGCCTGGTGGGCCAGTTCTTCGGCCCAGGGGGCGCTGCTGACTGACGCGGGAAGCACCAAGGCCCGCATCGTGAGCGATGTCGACCAGCAACTGCACACCCAAAACCCTCGCCAGACCCGTTTCATCGGCAGCCATCCCCTCGCCGGTAGCGAGAAGACCGGCGTCGAGTTCGCCCGCGAAAATCTGTTCGACGGCCGAGTCGTCGTCATCACTCCTTCCGATCACACCGCTCCCTCGGCCATCGAAGAAGTCGAAGTGCTGTGGAAGTCGCTCGGCGCTGGCGTGATTTCGATGACGCCCACTGCCCACGACGAAGCCGTCGCGGCGACCAGTCACCTGCCGCACGTCATCTCTTCGGCGTTGGCTGCCGTCACGCCGTCCGACTTGTTGAAGTTGGCTGCCGGCGGTTGGCTCGATACCACGCGAATCGCCGCTGGCGATATCGCGCTGTGGCAACAAATTCTGCTCGAGAATCGCGAGCCGGTGCTGGCCGCACTGACGAAGTACGAAACTGAACTCAACTCATGGCGTCGCGCGCTGGAGCAGCGCGATGCCGCCGCTATCGAGACTTTGCTCCAGCAAGGAAAGACGATCCGTGACGCTGTGGGAAATTGA
- a CDS encoding sugar phosphate isomerase/epimerase family protein, whose amino-acid sequence MQLPSSQTSPTQRRAFLAAAGATTLGLATSSPAQAEEKPAAFVAPPTGKKILLSCKLTMIAKKVDGKDLTIVERLKLAQEAGFDGVDFDDAAPYTPEQVRAAVQESGVFVHNAINHAHWGKRLTSKDEAERAQGVKNIEHCLRVAQAAGGSGVLIVVGSGNDGTEEECNERARTEINKLIPLAASLGQPILFENVWNKLHYDHDKPPEQSPQRFIDFVDSFNSPWVGMYYDIGNHWKYGQPREWLKAFGRRAVKLDVKGFSRAKNKFVDITSPEDDLPWDEVRKGLEEINFTGWTTAEVGGGDAKRLTIVREQMQKAFGLT is encoded by the coding sequence ATGCAACTACCCTCGTCGCAAACTTCGCCAACTCAACGACGCGCGTTTCTCGCTGCCGCAGGCGCAACCACCCTTGGCCTGGCAACTTCATCGCCTGCCCAAGCCGAAGAAAAACCTGCCGCGTTCGTCGCGCCGCCGACCGGCAAAAAGATCCTGTTGTCGTGCAAGCTGACGATGATTGCCAAGAAGGTGGATGGCAAGGATCTGACGATTGTCGAGCGACTGAAGCTCGCCCAGGAAGCCGGTTTTGACGGCGTCGATTTCGACGATGCGGCGCCTTACACGCCCGAGCAAGTCCGGGCTGCCGTGCAAGAGTCGGGGGTGTTCGTCCACAATGCGATCAATCACGCTCACTGGGGCAAGCGACTCACCAGCAAGGACGAAGCCGAGCGCGCGCAAGGGGTGAAGAATATCGAGCATTGCTTGCGAGTTGCGCAGGCGGCTGGCGGCAGCGGCGTGCTGATTGTGGTCGGCAGTGGCAACGACGGCACGGAGGAAGAGTGCAATGAACGCGCGCGAACGGAAATCAACAAGCTGATTCCGCTCGCCGCGTCGCTGGGTCAGCCGATCTTGTTCGAGAACGTGTGGAACAAGCTGCACTACGATCACGACAAGCCGCCGGAGCAATCGCCGCAGCGGTTCATCGATTTCGTCGACAGTTTTAATAGCCCGTGGGTGGGCATGTACTACGACATCGGCAACCACTGGAAGTATGGCCAGCCGCGCGAATGGCTGAAGGCTTTTGGCCGCCGCGCCGTGAAGCTCGATGTGAAGGGCTTCAGCCGGGCTAAGAACAAGTTCGTCGACATCACTTCGCCCGAAGACGACCTTCCCTGGGATGAAGTCCGCAAGGGCTTGGAAGAAATCAACTTCACGGGCTGGACCACGGCGGAAGTCGGCGGCGGCGATGCGAAGCGACTGACGATCGTCCGCGAGCAAATGCAAAAGGCGTTCGGCCTGACGTAA